From Aquisalimonas asiatica, the proteins below share one genomic window:
- a CDS encoding DnaJ family domain-containing protein codes for MHLLDQLAEQRIAEARDRGELSDLPGEGARQVLDDDSLVPEHLRAAYRVLRNAGYLPPEVQTLRDIERVEDLIAQLPLDDEPGRERAQRRLQLLRMKLQEGRRSSAIWTESTYHQRLLERMDDAGSR; via the coding sequence ATGCACCTGCTCGACCAGTTGGCGGAACAACGTATCGCCGAGGCCCGTGACCGCGGCGAGCTCAGCGACCTGCCCGGTGAGGGCGCGCGCCAGGTGCTCGACGATGACTCGCTGGTGCCGGAACACCTGCGGGCCGCCTACCGCGTGCTGAGAAATGCCGGGTATCTGCCGCCGGAGGTTCAGACCCTGCGCGATATCGAACGGGTGGAGGATCTGATCGCCCAGCTCCCGCTCGACGACGAGCCGGGGCGGGAACGGGCGCAACGCCGGTTGCAGCTGCTGCGCATGAAACTGCAGGAGGGGCGGCGGAGCAGCGCGATCTGGACGGAGAGCACCTATCACCAGCGACTGCTGGAGCGCATGGACGACGCCGGGTCGCGCTGA
- a CDS encoding MarR family winged helix-turn-helix transcriptional regulator: MKHDAATDKPLYMQLLRELVEAYQAFEGYSLPHIKSLGLTPAQFDVIATLGNTEGMTFKELGERTLIYKTTLTSVVDRLEAQGLVQRQPSLEDRRSTIAVLTTEGDALFQSAFPKHREHLRRKLDQLSDDQMQSTIEALRTLREVFR, from the coding sequence ATGAAGCACGACGCAGCCACCGACAAACCGCTCTACATGCAACTCCTGCGCGAGCTGGTGGAGGCGTACCAGGCGTTCGAGGGGTACTCCCTCCCGCATATCAAGTCGCTGGGCCTGACACCGGCCCAGTTCGACGTCATTGCGACCCTGGGTAATACCGAGGGCATGACGTTCAAGGAGCTCGGCGAACGCACGCTCATCTACAAGACCACGCTCACCAGCGTGGTGGATCGGCTGGAGGCGCAGGGACTGGTCCAGCGGCAGCCGTCGCTGGAGGATCGGCGTAGCACCATCGCCGTCCTGACGACCGAAGGGGATGCGCTGTTCCAGTCCGCATTCCCGAAGCATCGGGAGCACTTGCGGAGAAAACTGGACCAGCTTTCGGACGACCAGATGCAGTCAACGATCGAGGCTCTGCGCACACTGCGTGAAGTCTTCAGGTAA
- the wrbA gene encoding NAD(P)H:quinone oxidoreductase, translating to MKVLVLYYSTFGNVLDMARLVAEGVESVPGAEAVIRTVPELMPDEIIQGNDGMKAGREKQKDIPLVTDEDFREAGAIAFGTPTRFGNMAAQLKNRIDQVSALWMEGVFEDKPAGIFVSTASLHGGQEATITSSLGPLMHLGMIPVGVPYSTQELFVTQGGGSPYGPGHVAGGNNDRAIDSEESAICRALGARLARIGLKLQG from the coding sequence ATGAAAGTACTGGTTCTCTACTACAGCACGTTCGGCAACGTTCTTGACATGGCTCGTCTTGTGGCCGAGGGCGTTGAAAGCGTCCCCGGTGCCGAAGCCGTGATCCGCACGGTTCCGGAACTGATGCCCGACGAGATCATCCAGGGCAACGACGGCATGAAGGCCGGTCGCGAGAAACAGAAGGACATCCCCCTGGTCACCGATGAGGACTTCCGTGAAGCCGGCGCCATCGCATTCGGCACCCCCACGCGCTTCGGCAACATGGCAGCCCAGCTCAAGAACCGGATCGATCAGGTCAGCGCCCTGTGGATGGAAGGTGTCTTCGAGGACAAGCCGGCCGGTATCTTCGTCTCCACGGCCAGCCTCCACGGCGGCCAGGAGGCAACCATTACCTCCAGCCTCGGCCCCCTCATGCACCTGGGCATGATTCCCGTCGGCGTGCCCTACTCCACCCAGGAGCTGTTCGTGACCCAGGGCGGCGGTTCCCCCTACGGCCCGGGCCACGTCGCGGGCGGCAATAACGATCGCGCCATCGACAGCGAAGAATCGGCCATCTGCCGGGCGCTGGGTGCACGTCTCGCACGCATCGGCCTCAAACTGCAGGGCTGA